One window of Balnearium lithotrophicum genomic DNA carries:
- a CDS encoding helix-turn-helix domain-containing protein: MKQLKKFKGTSLHISNTPFKKTIKRGTKIKTKLDLTKDPNVRKRLKWIQHYEKHQNARLTCRYFGISPTTFYKWKNRYKKYGLEGLKDRNKRPHRVRQPQIEPELE; the protein is encoded by the coding sequence ATGAAACAATTAAAGAAATTCAAAGGAACATCCCTGCACATATCAAATACACCCTTCAAAAAAACAATCAAAAGAGGAACAAAAATAAAAACCAAACTCGACCTAACAAAAGACCCAAACGTGAGAAAAAGACTTAAATGGATTCAACACTACGAAAAACACCAAAATGCAAGACTAACCTGCAGATACTTCGGAATAAGTCCAACCACCTTCTACAAGTGGAAAAATAGATACAAAAAGTACGGTTTAGAAGGCCTCAAAGACAGAAACAAAAGACCCCACAGAGTAAGACAACCTCAGATAGAACCAGAACTTGAA